The nucleotide sequence cgtcggaactcatattcaaaaattactcaaattttcgcagtatccatctttcttgtttaagttgaataacaaaaacaattgaacatcgataatcaaatgtttcacattttttaaaagaagaacatcacagaaaccacgtgaaaaaagttccattcgaaaacctcaaaccatgaagactctatggcaattcaaaaacctactagaataaaacggcaatttcatactttaacccctaatattataGAGCACAAGTTGCACAGCGTGTGTCTGCacaacacaggtgcactcacttcCTTCAccctcatagtccgatgggacggtaatccgttacggccggagagagatcaggcgcaaaaCCGACATCTACAATCAATACAATAATACTAATTGTAATAGTTATTCATTTGTACtgacatatatatattttatactgatttGATTTTACTTGTATTTCTTCTCTGATGCGACTTGACATTTATTAGacatttatgttaatatttaaacaattatactgtattatttgttaaatttgatgttctccattttatttttataatttattattgtattccATCTTCGAGCTGATGAATTGCGAATGTTATGTACTCCATTATTGTGACATGCATCAGGCCATAAACtaaaaagtagtttaagttatcgaatgttaaattaatgtttgtgaTGTGGCAgtacttttttaaatacatacaaaaggAGTATTGCAACTGCAACACGTGCTGTCGGTATTTACAGTCAGCAGCGGGCTTTCAAAGCGTTAAAATTtactatttatatgtatttgttgcaGTCATATGGAAGTCATGCCTGAACATCAAGATCCAAATGAAACAATGAAGAATGCATTGGGGATTGCCACCGCCGGTGACGGCAAGTTACCCTACAGGCCATTTATAGACTGCATGAAAGAAATACGGTAAGTATCAGAGGTCACTAACACTAGAACAAAAACACCAAACTAATTGTTGCTTCAATATCCATTCACTAGTTTTAGCATGAAATGTCACGTTTATGATATTACTATGTACTAAGATATCCTATTTCACCTCTTACTCTTTGACACAAAAACAACAtaatcaaatcattttattccATACAGGCCTTGACAAGCACTTATGATAAACTGCTCAAACTAACCACTTGCAGTGATGTAGGTAGCGTCACATCAGATCAacatgtaggctactttttatccatatttgGGAAATAGTCCTCTCCACACTAATAATTCAATACTTTCTTTTGACAGAAAAGAATGGGGCACTCAGGGAACAATGGACAAAATCATGAAGCATCTGATGTCCGACCCAGCTCCAGTGACAGTCAAGACGCTTACTGATGCAGGTCCAGTCATTCCCGGCTATGAAGTCGTGGTTGCAGCTATTTGCTTCTCATCGTTAGCCAGTAAGTATCTACTTGTATGCTTCTTTttccaagcctttttccaattatgttggggtcagcttccagtctaaccggatgtagctgagtatcaatttacaagaagcgactcaaatcaaatcaaatcatttatttcatgtaggcctttacaagcacttatgaacgtcaaaattataaataagtttgcttctagatgcccattccaaaagtagcttcctatggagaagaacgggcaagaaactccatctGACTgtccacctcaacccagttacccgggcaacccaataccccttggttagactttgTACTTATATGCAGTCATAAATTAGTTATGTGTAAATTGCAACTGCCTAGCTGTcagggttcatgagatacagcctggtgacagatagTTTTCTAAGAGTTTAAGCTTTTGGTTAGGAAACCCTAAAAATCTACAAAGattagtacatatttacatcACATTAATCTGaacatgttttgttattgaCTTAATGCATACTTATCTAacaatttccttttttttttcagaattaaaGGAGCAGGGCTTCATCAGCTTCGTGAAGGACCCTCGCACGCTTGAGATAACAGATGTGATGCTCAGCATAGAAAGATTTGGCACCGATCACAAACCACATGAACTAAGCGAATATGATTTGTTTAAGTAGATTTAGGAATTGACGTTTTGATTTGCTACAGCTAGGACTGCCACCTTTTTTTTGaacatggttttttttttctcaaaatgcAGAAAATTCCTCTATGCATGATGTTTTTTGCTGGCACGAAAGCCATTTCGTATtccattatttttctataattagaTATGTATAAAGAGGATAAATTGCCAAACAAAATAGTATAGGAGAGGATATTTATACTATTACTATATCTATTATATATTATACGTAGGGTAGGTACGGACGGGTGGCAATCCTAGCTACGGCAAGCCCGAAATGCAGCTAAATTTAGTTGTATCCTTTATGATAAATAGGATACATCTACCTCTAGTCGCACGAGTGCGGCTGCACGTAGCTTTAGCCGGCTAGACCTACGTGTAGCCACTCTTCGGCCTTTAGCCACATAAGGATAAGGgaaggttcatatctgacggaactTCGCGTCGCGTTAAAACACACAAATATGCGATAAAGCATTCGATCATTAATCAACGATTTCCCGATGACGCTCGACGCATTTACCGTCAGGTATGAACCAAGGTTTATCTGTTTAAGTAGAAAAATAGTTTAATATATACTATATAGGTGTCTAGTTAGTAAGCCAGACGTTATCGTCAATTATTTCCTCTcgtgtatttatataattaaactcACGACTTTCCACCGGCATTTGATTATATTCCAATCAAATATATTAATTGCTGATACAATAACATGATAAATCGTTGTTAAAAATCAGTTATACAGAGGAAATTTAATATATTAGAAACTCCATAGTACCTATCACTTCTTACTTACATACCCTTACTTTGTAATTATCTGGTAACCTTAAAatgattaggtaaataaatgtgatataaataaaacttattttcattttcctgCGTAATTGATACCTAGCTATAAGTCACATTAAATGTTTTTGGATTACACATATATAATAAGTCACATTAATGATCTTTTTCAATGCTCAGATctatgaaacaaaattaaatgaaaaaaggacaatgctcaaaaaaaacccaagcccggcgcaaacgaaaagtaactcaaattataggtaataataagtaatgaaatactgcataggaagcatcatcgaaatcaatggctaaatgtatgaaattgctatttgattttttaaaggggtaacatgagcagctggggcttataatttaattaaagtgctatctgaaacaacaaacaagtaaaatggcaagtaataagcttctccaaaaagataaatcaataccgaagtacaggctgcagctcccacgtcatcgcgtcatgagcgttttacattacttagtgcatcccgcaacatttttggatctcgtcgtgttagaaataaagaatcgatgacttttaagcgttattattaaaatgaaaagtacattcatatcctgttttagttctatcatcctattatcttgtaaaagtaggtagaatagtggagaagttgctataaacatgtcattatgtacactcttaaaccacaactgtatctgtttgctgttccttttactaatacattatgttacctctaaaatcttcaGTAGCAAtataccgcagatgttaaaattcgaatagcaatttcacacatatagccactgatttcgataatgccccctatgtaatatttaattacttatttttacctatattttgagttacatttcttttgcgccgggcctgggtttttttctcatacttcatgagcattgtcctttgaagtaattgtaaataatagaaaaaaaaacaaaactcaacAATGAGACACAAGCGGTTAAAGGGTTAAAACCATTTAATTCGAGTGTAATACTTACGAGTGCTCATCTTTGGATATCAAACCTGTGCCTAACCTAACAAACTCTCAGCGAAATAAACTTACCTACCGTATGTCAACACGTCATTACATTCTTCAtctgatttcaattttttagagctctgcctcattaagacgccatggcgacgtcgccactGGCGCAGGTCTGGTTGCGTCTGGCATCCGaaggtcgccaagtcgagtTGCCATAGCGGCAGTCAGTTcgtttacgtcgtcgctgaagaaatcgcacgctgactggcgaccacactggCGCCTGAGTGAGCGAGGTGCACTTTACAGTGTACTTACATTATGGCACTAGTGGCTAGGCTACGCCAAGCTGCCAGAGTATCTATCCGGAAGCCAAACCACGTAtagaactgtagctcgtggccaagCTTCTAATTTGGTGACGTTGccttgccaaaccgtcgccaagtaaGTTAGGTACCATAGATTTCAATAAGtattaactgcttggatacgtagccggtgATGTTAAGGCAGAGCTCTTAATCTCATACATAGTGTCCTGGTTTACCTATCTCTTAAAACCTTCCTGTCATAATGGAGATCAGGATTTCTAAGCATGGGAAAACTTCCCACCAGATAGACAATTTCTTCCATTTAAAATCccaagccagcaagtctgagaCCAATCTTACCAAACGGttttgagttgcccgggtaattgggttgaagTGATCGGGTAGgtagtcactccttgtaaaacactggtactcagctccatccggatagactggaagcagactcCCAActgctcgggagatgataattTTTGCCATACCTTTTACATTACTGTGGAAAATTTAATAAGGTGCAATAAaacgaataattttaattagacaTTTAATTGGAAAACTCAAATCAGATCCACAAAATTTAGGTTTGCTCCCTAATTACCATAAATTACATTCTAGAGatgcaaaacaaaatgttatgcTGTTACAAAGAGGTTCGAAATATTTGCGGTACATAATGACAGGCCAAAACCTTGAAAACTACTAATACATAATTTCtgtacaaagtaaataattttatgaaaaaaaacaacTCAACAACATCTACACGTAATATGTAAAACAACTCTTAACATCTAAAAAATCACAGACTTTTTCTTAAGGCAAGCAgaaagatttgtatttattaacatGCAATAAAATAGCTCCAAATAttgtatacttacttaaattaaataaattataactagGAGATAGGTAAATGGACATGGGTTAAACTCGTAATTGAGATCGTAAGGTACTGCGCCCCATCCTTTATTACATGGAATGGAGCTAACAGCCTCTACAGTCTAGACTTACATAACTACTGTATGTGAAATACATCAATGAACCACccactattattttaattatttgactgAAAGGTAATTGATACAACCTTCCAGCCATCACAACTGTTTAAACAGCATTTCTACACACTTAGATCAGTAAAATTGTCTCTTTTGGACATGCAgggtataataattaaaaactgttgGTTGCGCACAGTATAGTTCTAAATTTTAAAGAATCGCTTCGTGACCGGCCAATTAAGGCAAGTCAAGCaaagtctatttatttatttatttaaggtcaGCCAACAATTGTTTACACATTACATTTTTACAGACTTgagtaatacatataaaagcaCGTGTAACAATTTCTTAAAGGCTAACACCACATGCAAAGAAAACGGTTATTAAatagtgaataaaaaaaaaacaattaaaaagaagtagttTGGttaccaaaattaataattaagaacaaacaaacaattatacCTTCAAGTCTGCAGAGTCTGCTCCAGACAGCCAATTAAGGCAAGctggtaaatataaatattgtttttctacctattataaaatattgcataCAAATGATAAAGGAAAAgctgatttaattaaattgaagttaattaaattaatttaatatttataatccaGTTAATTTTTctaatgacccctcctgctgtgtgCAGCATgacggagtgtcagactcttaataatcacatcatgttccttcttaagccacGGCACTCTTTCATATAATTCCACAGACCAATCTTTTTAATCTTACGTACCTACCAGTTACTTGATATTACCTACTAATTGATAAAAGGGCCATATTATGGCATTTAAAGCTcagaacaatttttaaatccTCCAAATT is from Helicoverpa armigera isolate CAAS_96S chromosome 1, ASM3070526v1, whole genome shotgun sequence and encodes:
- the LOC135117313 gene encoding uncharacterized protein LOC135117313: MEVMPEHQDPNETMKNALGIATAGDGKLPYRPFIDCMKEIRKEWGTQGTMDKIMKHLMSDPAPVTVKTLTDAGPVIPGYEVVVAAICFSSLAKLKEQGFISFVKDPRTLEITDVMLSIERFGTDHKPHELSEYDLFK